The DNA region TAATTGAAACCcagttttaaaaaacaggttctcacagtaaaaacatttttttaaaaaaaagttaatcttcCTTAGGAAAGCGAAAGAGATTTAACCGATTCTCAGTTTTCCTATTTCGTGCCTACGATTTgtactgaaggggaaaaaaatactcccgtctgattttttttttaagagagcccTGAGGTTACAATAAAaaaaacttttgggtttttttttatttttaattaaaattgaataAACGCTTAAGGAGAAATTAGCAGTCGCCTCCATCCAAGACCTACTCGGGTTTTTATAACAGAATCAAagcgtattaaaaaaaaaaaaaaagtaaaaccttttAATACATCAAATATACGGAATTTTAATCTTTAAAGCGATACATTGTCTATTTTAGTACATGACGTAAACCTTACTTAACCCTTTTTACAGGGtggacttaaaaattaaaaatagttaagtgttccttttaaagaacaaaataaggCAAATGAGGTTTTTGGAATAGaattgtttttgttcttcttccagaatacatacaaaaaaatacCAATTCTCTTTCAAGGGTATAcaccttaaaaataattgcaatttgAAATTATAACTGACAAATTGCGAGTTGTTTTTTAGTAACAAACATgcatgtaaatttttttttgtttcaatgagACATTAAATAAGAACGTACAATACAATCATAGCAATTTTAAAGTAACATTAAAGAGAAGACCtctatctttttatttatattctacAATGGGTGTTCCACTTTTACCTATTGAGCTCAGTTAAGTAATGCACTTTATGATTCGTTGTCCCGCTTGAAgctaacataaataaatacagtgcTCATGGATCCAGTCCTCAAATGAACACTATTTTataaaaagtcagattttttttcctttccaacttTTATAAAGTTTCGCAGGGCTTCCTTCCCTCACCGCTAGACTCTGAGTTGTGTTGTGTGTCAAAGCCCCGCCGCCTGCGCTCACTGGTACCCCAGGGCCGAGGCTGTGGTGAGTCTCTGCCCGTAGAGTGCGTAAGGGGAGTAGTAGGGTCCGGTGGCggcgggcacgggcacgggggccccgggggtgggcagggggctctTGGAGTAGGGGTGGTAGCGGCTGCCGAGTCCCAGCGCATGGTGCGGGCTGCGCAGGGCCAGCGTGCCCGGGCTGCCCGGGGCGCCCGTCGTGGGGATGTGCATGTGGCAAGCCatggccgcggccgccgcgctggCCAGCGACGAGGAGCTGGGGTAGCTGGAGAGGAGTTTATCGGTGCCCGGGAAGGCAGTATGGGTCCGCAAGTGGCTAAGCAGCTCCTCCGAGGTGGCAAAGCGCTTGTCGCAGGGTCCGTTGGCCGACACCCAGTTgcagatgtggggctgggggtcgTTGGGGAGCATGAAGCCGTAGGGGTACAAAGGGTGGCCGGCCAGCGAGGGCGGCGTGGCGCCGGTCAGCGAGGAGTGGACGCTGTGCAAAGGGTGGGTGGGGTAGACGAGGGGGTATCCGGACTTGAGGGCCTGGTCGTGGGCGCAGGAGGCGCCGGCGGCGCCTGCCAGGTGGCTGGCGCAGTGGTAGCTCAGGCAGTACGGGTCTCGGCACAGGCTCGCCGTCATCACCGACGGCGGCGACGCGCCCGCCAGCGGGCTCGACCCCGCCggcttgctgcagcccaggctgctggcggCGGCCAGCTGGGCCCCCACCAGGCTGGAGGATTTGGTGGGGTCCAGCGCCACTCCGTGCGGGAGGAACTGGGGCGGGTAGCCGGCGTAGGCTCCAGCCAGCGTCCCCGGGTAGCTCATGCCCgccgggggcagggggaagaCGGTCTGGCCCGGCTTGTAAGGGGAGACGGGGGCCACGAGGCCGGAGCCCAGGAcggaggtggaggaggtggcggtggtgctgctgcaggaggaggcgGAGTCCGAGGCGATGGGCTTGGAG from Mycteria americana isolate JAX WOST 10 ecotype Jacksonville Zoo and Gardens chromosome 6, USCA_MyAme_1.0, whole genome shotgun sequence includes:
- the ZNF503 gene encoding zinc finger protein 503, translating into MITSPSLSAIRSSKRSSSLSEPGGSPRRSRSAADLAGPNGHAGNNGSSAAAKPCFHAVPPSDPLRQANRLPIKVLKMLTARTGHILHPEYLQPLPSTPVSPIELDAKKSPLALLAQTCSQIGKPDPSPSSKLSSVTSNGSGGDKDSKSGPLKLSDIGVEDKSSFKPYSKPGAEKKEPGAAGCAGAPAAGVAAGEKSGFRVPSATCQPFTPRTGSPNSSASACSPGLLPAEGKGGEDKKDSEGCGKSGSSGSEGGPGTTSISHSRISVSCAGINVEVNQHQESTPGSKPIASDSASSCSSTTATSSTSVLGSGLVAPVSPYKPGQTVFPLPPAGMSYPGTLAGAYAGYPPQFLPHGVALDPTKSSSLVGAQLAAASSLGCSKPAGSSPLAGASPPSVMTASLCRDPYCLSYHCASHLAGAAGASCAHDQALKSGYPLVYPTHPLHSVHSSLTGATPPSLAGHPLYPYGFMLPNDPQPHICNWVSANGPCDKRFATSEELLSHLRTHTAFPGTDKLLSSYPSSSSLASAAAAAMACHMHIPTTGAPGSPGTLALRSPHHALGLGSRYHPYSKSPLPTPGAPVPVPAATGPYYSPYALYGQRLTTASALGYQ